GAGCTGCGGATTCTTCAACTGCCAGTGGATTACAGAGAGGTGAAGCAGAGGGTCACCAGAATCTGGGAGGATCTTCAACCGCAAGTAAATGACAGCTGGGGAGGCAGTCGGGCTGGGGGACAGGGGGCTGATTATGTGGTGGAGACCCAGAACCTGTGAACCCCAGGACACTGTTTCTAGGGTGGATGGCTGAAGTGTACCCTGCCCCCGCATGCCACCAGTAAGGGCCCAGATGATTTCATAAGGGTCTACTTGTAAAAGTTTAAGATGAAAGACAGAGTAGATCTTGGAATAAGActctggagagagagaaggaggaaaagaaatggaagctTTATTCCCAGCCTGGACCCAAAGGTAGTTTCCACCTAACAGAGAGGCCCTTGGGTTAGGTCCCCGCCAGGCCcttgcagggcaggtgggttgtGAGGTGGGCTGAGAGGCAAGGACCTCTTGGACCTAGGAGAGCAGTTTGAGGGCAGCCCCCACTGGGAGACGGGAGAGTGGCCCACCTGGGGAGGCCCATCTTCATCACTCCCAGCCTATCTTACCACAACAGAGTTACTATATAGGAAGCTGGTGCAAATATCCCCCAAATTCGACGACcagataatattaataaaacacagACCACCAAACCATTAAGACAACACCCCAAATATGTTGATAAGACAATCAGCTattttttcaaagaggaaaaataatcgGCTCAAAAAATTCTAACAATATTTTATTAGACTGTTACTAACTTCCTCTATTAAAGAGTTTCATAAAAGAGATGGAAGCCTCCACAGAAAGGCTAAGCTTCTCCTGGGACACGCTTAGATACCAGCTGGATCCCCCAGGGAAAAGGGGAATACACTACCCTGtaagactattttaaaatataaaagtatttaaattagATGCCACATGGGTTTCTATCCAGCTGTTTTTCGTTCCAGCACATTCATCAGGGGAAGcaggcaggggatgggggtgacGCTGGCACATTTGGGATGTTGAGGTGTCTTGCACCCCGGAGCTCTCCCTCTGTGTGGTCTGGGGGCAGCGCAGACCTCAGTTTCCCTAATCTCCTGCCGCCACGTGTGTTCACACAGCTCGTTGTGCATGTGGGCGTGGACCCCGCCGCCAAGGCCATCTTTCTGGAACAGTGCGGCAAGAACTGCGGCTACAGGGACGCCGACATCCGGGGCTTCCACCCTGAGTGTGGCGTGTGCCTTCCGGATGGCCCGGAAGTGATCGCTTCGGGAGTCAGCATGAGGGCAGTCAGCAGGCGCGCGGTGGTCGAGGGCGTGGAGGTGGCCTTTTCCCGTGACGCAGGCAGGTGCGTTTTGTTCCTGGGCACgtaggggaggaggaagggctgaAGTGGCCTCTGACCAGCCTTCCTCCTGGGATATGCCATCCAGCTGGGTGCTTGGCGGCGGGGAAGAGCCCAGAGTCACCCTGCACCCTGGCCCATTGCTCATTCACGCCCAGGGCTGGTTCCGAGGCCCCCTCCCACTCACCGGCCTGGTGGCTGGCAGAGGagaaggggtgggatggggatgtTGAGAGCCActaacattttgtggatgttttatttttatttattgctggCAAAGTTGTGAATTAAC
This sequence is a window from Mesoplodon densirostris isolate mMesDen1 chromosome 4, mMesDen1 primary haplotype, whole genome shotgun sequence. Protein-coding genes within it:
- the PGPEP1L gene encoding pyroglutamyl-peptidase 1-like protein isoform X3 yields the protein MEVELRILQLPVDYREVKQRVTRIWEDLQPQLVVHVGVDPAAKAIFLEQCGKNCGYRDADIRGFHPECGVCLPDGPEVIASGVSMRAVSRRAVVEGVEVAFSRDAGRYVCDYTYYLSLHHGDGCAALVHVPPLSPSLPASLLGKALQVIIQEMLEETEKARSQRLVHRKLSLCDSRQGEPTGRLLL